A region of the Oceanihabitans sp. IOP_32 genome:
TGCCCATACTATCATTAACGCGGCGACCAGCTAATATGATTTCTGGATGATATCCAACCTCTTGTGCTTTTTGAGCTAAATAATATGGGTCTACACCAATACAATGCCCACCTACAAGACCTGGTTTAAAAGGTAAAAAGTTCCATTTTGTTCCTGCTGCTTTTAAAACTTCTTGGGTATCAATATCTAAAAGGTTAAAGATTTTTGCTAATTCATTTACAAAAGCTATGTTTATATCACGCTGTGAATTTTCTATAACTTTCGCTGCTTCGGCAACTTTTATAGAAGGAGCCAGATGTGTACCAGCTGTTATAACGCTAGCGTACAAAGCGTTTATTTTTTCTCCTGTTTCAAGATTAGAGCCAGAAGTTACTTTAAGTATTTTATCGACAGTATGCTTTTTATCTCCAGGATTTATGCGTTCTGGAGAATAGCCCACATGAAAATCTACGTTAAATTTTAAACCGCTTATTTTTTCTAGAATTGGCACGCATTCATCTTCTGTCGCGCCAGGGTAGACTGTAGATTCGTATATAACGATATCTCCTTTTTTTAAAACTTTTGCAACTGTTTCGCTGGATTGATATAGAGGTGTTAAATCGGGTCTATTGTTTTTATCAACGGGCGTAGGCACTGTTATTATATAATAGTTACAGTCACTTATAGCCTTTATATCAAACGAGCAAATTAGACCTTTGTTTTGGTTCGGTTTGGTTCTTAACACTTCCCGAAGTGTGCTTTCTTCAACCTCTAAAGTGCTGTCCTTTGCTTGATTTAATTCGTTTATTCTATTTTGGTTAATATCAAAACCAGTAACATGGTATTTGGTTGCAAAAAGACTTGCTAATGGCAAACCCACATACCCTAAACCAACAACTGCAATTTTAATGTTTTTCATTTATAAGTTTTAATAGTATTATTTTAAGTTCTCCCAATACCATTGTACTGCTTCTTTTAGGCCAGCACTCACATTGTATTTAGGGTTGTAATTTAATAAGGTTTTGGCCTTATCAATAGAGGCTAGAGAGTGGGGTATATCACCAATTCTGTTTTCGGTATGTTTAATTTCTATGTGGTTTATAGCATCGTCAAATTGCGCTAAATAGGTTTTTAACATGGTCGCTAATTCAATTAATGTTGTGCGTTCGCCGCAAGCCACATTATAAACTGTATTTAAGGCATTAACATTATTAGTTGTAAGTGCATTCATGTTGATTTGAATCACATTATCTATATAAGTAAAGTCTCTTGAATAGCTGCCGTCTCCATTTATAACAGGAGATTCATGCCTAATAAATTGTTGCACAAATTTTGGAATTACCGCTGCATAAGCGCCACTGGGATCTTGTCTTTTTCCAAATACATTAAAGTATCGCAATCCTATAGTATCTAAATTATAAGTCTTTTTAAAAATATCGGCGTACAATTCATTTACATATTTTGTAATGGCATAAGGCGACAGGGGGTTTCCTATAGTGTCTTCTACTTTAGGTAAAGCCTCATGATCGCCATAGGTAGAAGAACTTGCCGCATACACAAACCGTTTAACGCCTGCATCTCTTGCGGCCACCAACATATTTAAAAAGCCAGATACGTTTACAGCATTTGTGGTAATGGGATCTTTTATAGACCTGGGTACAGAACCTAATGCAGCTTGATGCAATATAAAATCTACACCATGGCAGGCTGTATGGCAATCTTCTAAACGCCGAATGTCGCCTTCAATTAATTTAAAATTAGAATTTTTAAGGAAAGGTGCTACATTTTCTCTTTTTCCAGTAGCAAAGTTGTCTAAGCACACAACTTTTATATTGTAACCTAATAAAGTTTCACATAGGTTGGAGCCAATAAATCCTGCACCGCCAGTAACTAGCACTTGTTTTCCTTCTAATTTCTTTAATTGAGCAGTCATTTGTATGGGGTATTTTAATTTATTTTGAGCTTTACAAATATGATTAAAATAAACCAAACCTACTTAGTTATTTACTTCAAGGTGGTGTTTTTTTCGATGAACTCCATTTTCTAATTAGATATTGTCATTTTTAAAGTGAATTCTAGTCAAAATTATCGTTTTGGTCAAATCGATAAAATGTAATGTTTTATCGCCAACCAGATTGCGCTTTGGTAGTTGAGCGACTATTGTTACTGTATAACGAATTAGTGATTTAGTTTATTTGTTAATTTAAATTAATTAGTAGATTTATATTGATAAAAATAGAATTATTTAACACTAATCAGTAAAAAAATGCAATTTAAAATGAATTTTATTTTTTTCTGTCGATGGATTAAAGTTTAATTATCCGTGGTATAGTAACCCTAAAAACTACAGATTTTATTGTAAAGATTTGGAATGTTTTGAATGTAAATTGATTTTTTTTTGTCCACAAGAAAACATGACGCCTCCAGTCTTATTACAGAACGAATAATTTAATAGATACCTACAAACGTATGTCTAGTAACACAAAAATATATTTATCATCACCTCACATGGGTGGCGCAGAATTAAAATTCATAAATCAAGCTTTTGACACTAATTGGATAGCGCCCTTAGGACCAAATGTAAATGGTTTTGAGGAGGATTTAAAACGTTTTTTAGGTGGTGAAAATGAAGTTACTGCTTTAAATTCTGGGACTTCAGCCATACATGTTGCTTTACAGTTGCTGGGGGTTTCAAATGGAGACGAGGTGCTATGCCAAAGTTTTACATTTTCAGCCTCGGCTAATCCAATTGTTTATCAAGGTGCCAGACCAGTTTTTATCGATAGTGAGCTTGATACTTGGAATATGTCTCCAGAATTACTTGAAATTGCTATTAAAGATCGCATTGCGAAATATAAAAAACCCAAAGCGATTGTAGCAGTTCACATTTATGGTATACCTTTTAAAGCGAACGAAATAAATGCCATTGCCAAAAAATATGAAATCCCAGTAGTTGAAGATAGTGCCGAAGCTTTTGGGAGCACATATTTTGATAAGGCTTGTGGCACATTATCCGATGTTGGTGTTTTATCGTTTAACGGCAATAAAATTATAACAACTTCGGGTGGAGGTGCGCTGGTGGTTAAAAACTTAAAGCTGAAGAATAAAGCTGTTTTTTTAGCAACCCAAGCACGAGATAATGCGCCGCACTACGAGCATTCTTCCATTGGATTTAATTATCGATTAAGCAATGTCCTGGCGGGCATTGGAAGAGGGCAGATGGAGGTTATTGAAGATCGCGTAGCATCGAGAAGAAATAATTATAATTTTTATAAATCTAACTTATCAAAATATAAATCTATTCAATTTCTAGAAGAGCCAGAAGGTGTGTTTTCAAATCGGTGGATGACTTGTATAAATACAGAGTCTTACGAGATGCGCGAGTCTATAAGATTAAATTTACAAGACAATGAAATAGAATCCAGACCCTTGTGGAAACCCATGCACTTGCAGGCAGTTTTTAAAGATTGTTTAGCCTTTACAGACGGTACTTCAGAGCGCTTGTTTAACAACGGACTGTGTTTGCCAAGTGGTTCAAATTTAACGCCAGAAGATTTACAAA
Encoded here:
- a CDS encoding DegT/DnrJ/EryC1/StrS family aminotransferase, with protein sequence MSSNTKIYLSSPHMGGAELKFINQAFDTNWIAPLGPNVNGFEEDLKRFLGGENEVTALNSGTSAIHVALQLLGVSNGDEVLCQSFTFSASANPIVYQGARPVFIDSELDTWNMSPELLEIAIKDRIAKYKKPKAIVAVHIYGIPFKANEINAIAKKYEIPVVEDSAEAFGSTYFDKACGTLSDVGVLSFNGNKIITTSGGGALVVKNLKLKNKAVFLATQARDNAPHYEHSSIGFNYRLSNVLAGIGRGQMEVIEDRVASRRNNYNFYKSNLSKYKSIQFLEEPEGVFSNRWMTCINTESYEMRESIRLNLQDNEIESRPLWKPMHLQAVFKDCLAFTDGTSERLFNNGLCLPSGSNLTPEDLQRVLSVILKTQNQ
- a CDS encoding SDR family oxidoreductase, with the translated sequence MTAQLKKLEGKQVLVTGGAGFIGSNLCETLLGYNIKVVCLDNFATGKRENVAPFLKNSNFKLIEGDIRRLEDCHTACHGVDFILHQAALGSVPRSIKDPITTNAVNVSGFLNMLVAARDAGVKRFVYAASSSTYGDHEALPKVEDTIGNPLSPYAITKYVNELYADIFKKTYNLDTIGLRYFNVFGKRQDPSGAYAAVIPKFVQQFIRHESPVINGDGSYSRDFTYIDNVIQINMNALTTNNVNALNTVYNVACGERTTLIELATMLKTYLAQFDDAINHIEIKHTENRIGDIPHSLASIDKAKTLLNYNPKYNVSAGLKEAVQWYWENLK
- a CDS encoding nucleotide sugar dehydrogenase, which translates into the protein MKNIKIAVVGLGYVGLPLASLFATKYHVTGFDINQNRINELNQAKDSTLEVEESTLREVLRTKPNQNKGLICSFDIKAISDCNYYIITVPTPVDKNNRPDLTPLYQSSETVAKVLKKGDIVIYESTVYPGATEDECVPILEKISGLKFNVDFHVGYSPERINPGDKKHTVDKILKVTSGSNLETGEKINALYASVITAGTHLAPSIKVAEAAKVIENSQRDINIAFVNELAKIFNLLDIDTQEVLKAAGTKWNFLPFKPGLVGGHCIGVDPYYLAQKAQEVGYHPEIILAGRRVNDSMGNYVVSEVIKLMVQNDLKIKGSKVLVLGVTFKENCPDVRNSKTVDVITELQSYGLDVCIYDPWANPNDVKREYGLDMVTQMPKDTFDAIVLTVAHRAFLEINFKSFLNKNGVLYDVKSVLKEFVHGRL